One part of the Bacillota bacterium genome encodes these proteins:
- the dnaX gene encoding DNA polymerase III subunit gamma/tau, translating into MPYTALYRQWRPQTFSDVIGQAHVTVTLQNALRSGKIGHAYLFAGPRGTGKTSVAKILARAVNCLDGPAQEPCNRCTSCTTILDGSATDVLEIDAASNRGIDEIRDLRSGVRFCPASLRYKVYIIDEVHMLTPEAFNALLKTLEEPPPHAIFILATTEPHRLPATVLSRCQRFGFHRISSKQVAERLENLARNAGLEVSGDALRLIAKASEGSLRDALGLLEQCAAYAGSEISVEHVRTILGDAGPEGLLELVRAVKDGDLTAILGGLDAMGAAGKDFRQLARDICQVYRDLLVLKVCRDPGNLVDQDPETIRSMNTIASGYPEEEVLRIVRALGEVESQMRYSANPRVGLEVGLLRIAGAGKAPSHPSAQSSAQAPAAPAPVAAQMGPVVSPTQPAPGAAPERAAREQVASLSAETAPDQATADVSSVWRPLMAYLRREKKAKIVALLEPAAPVGFKDGVLILAFRPDAQFHKTQMEAAANLRVLEAALKSLTGQDIRVRCTVQQGIQQDARHDAARGAQPGGKQGPEEVATPLPEANPPLRGDGGNENSETTLKAAAVGAVTPGEQAGDGHDDPEIAQVLEMFGGRIVDDLT; encoded by the coding sequence ATGCCTTACACGGCGCTTTACAGGCAGTGGCGCCCCCAGACCTTCTCGGACGTCATCGGCCAGGCCCACGTTACCGTAACCCTGCAGAACGCGCTCAGGTCTGGCAAGATCGGGCACGCCTATTTGTTTGCCGGTCCGCGTGGGACGGGCAAGACATCCGTGGCCAAGATCCTGGCCAGGGCGGTCAACTGTCTCGATGGTCCCGCGCAAGAGCCGTGTAACCGGTGCACGTCCTGCACCACCATACTGGACGGGTCGGCTACCGACGTCCTCGAGATCGACGCCGCCTCCAACCGCGGTATCGATGAGATCCGCGACCTGCGGAGCGGGGTGCGTTTCTGCCCCGCCAGCCTCAGATACAAGGTGTACATAATCGACGAGGTCCACATGCTCACCCCCGAGGCGTTCAACGCGCTCCTCAAGACGCTCGAGGAGCCGCCGCCTCACGCCATATTCATTCTCGCGACTACGGAACCCCACCGCCTTCCCGCTACGGTGCTGTCGCGGTGCCAGAGGTTCGGCTTCCACCGCATATCATCGAAGCAGGTCGCCGAGAGGCTGGAGAACCTCGCGCGGAACGCCGGTCTGGAGGTCAGCGGTGACGCCCTCCGGCTGATCGCGAAGGCTTCCGAGGGTTCGCTTAGAGATGCGCTGGGCCTCCTGGAGCAGTGTGCGGCCTACGCCGGGAGCGAGATAAGTGTCGAACACGTGCGCACTATCCTGGGGGATGCCGGACCGGAGGGGCTGCTCGAGCTCGTGAGGGCTGTCAAGGATGGGGACCTGACCGCGATACTCGGCGGGCTCGACGCCATGGGGGCCGCGGGCAAGGATTTCCGCCAGCTGGCCAGGGACATCTGCCAGGTATACAGGGACCTCCTCGTGCTGAAGGTGTGCAGGGACCCCGGCAACCTCGTCGATCAGGACCCCGAGACGATCCGGAGTATGAACACCATCGCTTCGGGGTATCCGGAAGAAGAGGTGCTGCGGATAGTCAGGGCGCTGGGCGAAGTGGAGTCTCAAATGAGGTACTCGGCAAATCCGAGGGTTGGCCTGGAGGTGGGGCTTCTGCGGATCGCGGGGGCGGGCAAGGCGCCAAGCCACCCATCCGCCCAGTCGTCCGCGCAGGCACCGGCGGCGCCGGCCCCGGTAGCAGCACAGATGGGGCCCGTGGTATCTCCCACACAGCCGGCGCCCGGGGCAGCGCCCGAACGGGCAGCACGAGAACAGGTCGCGTCCTTGTCCGCGGAAACGGCCCCTGACCAGGCGACCGCCGACGTGTCATCCGTCTGGAGGCCTTTGATGGCGTATCTCAGGCGGGAGAAGAAAGCGAAGATCGTCGCCTTACTAGAGCCCGCCGCGCCAGTGGGTTTCAAGGATGGCGTATTGATACTGGCCTTCCGGCCGGATGCACAGTTCCACAAGACACAGATGGAGGCAGCGGCCAATCTGCGGGTGCTGGAGGCCGCGCTGAAGTCGCTTACCGGGCAGGACATCCGCGTGAGGTGCACGGTTCAGCAAGGCATTCAACAGGACGCCCGCCATGATGCGGCGCGTGGCGCCCAGCCCGGCGGCAAGCAGGGACCGGAAGAGGTCGCGACCCCGCTGCCGGAGGCTAACCCACCATTACGGGGCGACGGCGGTAACGAGAACTCCGAAACGACCCTCAAGGCTGCCGCGGTGGGTGCGGTCACGCCCGGCGAACAGGCCGGCGACGGCCATGACGATCCCGAGATCGCCCAGGTCCTTGAGATGTTTGGAGGCCGGATAGTGGACGACCTGACGTGA
- a CDS encoding YbaB/EbfC family nucleoid-associated protein, with product MMKQAQKMQSDMKKVQEELANSIVEAASGGGMVKVVATGAQEVKSIEIKPEAVDPDDVEMLQDLVLAAVNEALRKSRELAASEMAKITGGLGLPGLM from the coding sequence ATGATGAAGCAAGCCCAGAAGATGCAATCGGACATGAAGAAGGTCCAGGAAGAACTGGCTAACAGCATCGTTGAAGCGGCGTCGGGGGGCGGAATGGTGAAGGTCGTCGCCACCGGCGCGCAGGAGGTAAAGTCGATAGAGATCAAACCCGAGGCGGTCGACCCTGACGACGTGGAGATGCTGCAGGACCTCGTGCTGGCCGCGGTGAACGAGGCCCTCCGCAAATCGCGGGAACTGGCCGCCTCCGAGATGGCCAAAATCACCGGCGGGCTCGGCCTGCCCGGGCTGATGTAG
- the recR gene encoding recombination protein RecR, with protein MLYAEPIQRLVEELTRLPGVGPKTAQRLAYHLVKAPKEEVEALARALVELRSKIRYCSVCGNLTEADPCRICSSDSRDASVLCVVEQPRDVVAMERTGEFKGRYHVLHGVISPANGVGPADLRIESLLQRVREQKVTEIILALNPNVEGEATSLYLARILKPAGVKVTRIAYGVPVGGDLEYADEVTLSRALEGRREL; from the coding sequence ATGCTGTACGCCGAACCCATTCAACGTCTCGTGGAAGAGCTCACCAGGCTGCCCGGCGTCGGGCCGAAGACGGCGCAACGTCTCGCCTACCACCTGGTCAAGGCGCCGAAGGAAGAAGTGGAGGCGCTCGCGCGGGCCCTAGTCGAACTGAGGAGCAAGATAAGATACTGCTCCGTGTGCGGAAACCTGACGGAAGCCGACCCCTGCAGGATATGCTCGTCGGATTCGCGCGATGCCTCCGTCCTCTGCGTGGTCGAGCAACCGCGCGACGTCGTCGCCATGGAGCGGACAGGCGAGTTCAAGGGCCGCTATCACGTTCTCCACGGCGTCATATCGCCCGCGAACGGGGTTGGGCCGGCCGATTTGCGGATAGAAAGCCTGCTCCAGCGCGTTCGCGAGCAGAAGGTGACCGAGATAATCCTGGCGCTGAACCCCAACGTCGAGGGCGAAGCCACCTCGCTCTACCTTGCCCGCATCCTCAAGCCTGCCGGGGTCAAGGTCACGCGGATCGCCTACGGTGTCCCGGTCGGCGGGGACCTTGAATACGCCGACGAGGTCACCCTGTCGCGCGCCCTCGAGGGCAGGCGCGAACTCTAA
- a CDS encoding DUF2508 family protein, with the protein MKEGVLEKGRGRMGEFLSRFVDIVSRSMFTDTTVKTSQGPTLADATVKALEDWRSAEQCFNLVNDPDLVDHAIYTIEASRKRYIYLLHRLRQGCDPSSRVY; encoded by the coding sequence ATGAAGGAAGGGGTCCTGGAGAAGGGACGAGGACGAATGGGCGAATTCCTGTCGCGTTTCGTAGATATTGTCTCCAGGTCCATGTTCACCGACACCACGGTCAAGACCTCGCAGGGGCCGACCCTCGCCGACGCTACGGTAAAAGCGCTCGAGGACTGGCGCTCGGCCGAGCAGTGCTTCAACCTGGTGAACGACCCCGATCTCGTCGATCATGCCATCTACACGATCGAGGCGAGCAGGAAGCGGTACATTTATCTTCTTCACCGCCTCAGGCAAGGGTGCGATCCTTCCAGCCGGGTGTACTAG
- the bofA gene encoding pro-sigmaK processing inhibitor BofA, producing the protein MDYYQLAAYAVAVAVVFMAVKVLFTPLKFAFYVVYYAIVGGLVLWGINVIGALVGLHLPLNPVAAFLSGYLGVPGILLVYALQRILT; encoded by the coding sequence ATGGATTACTACCAGCTCGCGGCGTACGCCGTTGCGGTAGCCGTCGTCTTCATGGCGGTGAAGGTCCTGTTCACGCCCCTGAAGTTTGCCTTCTACGTCGTTTACTACGCGATCGTCGGGGGACTCGTATTGTGGGGGATCAACGTGATCGGCGCACTGGTGGGGCTTCACCTTCCGCTGAACCCGGTCGCCGCCTTTCTCTCGGGCTACCTCGGAGTGCCTGGTATACTGCTCGTCTACGCGCTACAACGGATACTTACCTGA
- a CDS encoding pyruvate synthase, which yields MEGLVEIRWHARGGQGAKTAAILLAEAAEAAGQYIQGFPEYGPERMGAPILAFNRLSNKPIRVHGRVESPDIVVVLDPTLIGKVNIGEGFPPHGVLLVNTPKSPSEVRAKVGVQGGKVYTVDASRIAMEELGKDIPNTPMMGAVMAIAKLLDFDKFIEVTRAQMEHKFRGNTKVVEGNIKAIERARQEVKAE from the coding sequence ATGGAAGGACTCGTCGAAATCCGTTGGCATGCCCGCGGAGGACAAGGGGCGAAGACCGCCGCCATTCTCCTCGCGGAAGCGGCGGAGGCTGCCGGGCAGTACATCCAGGGATTTCCCGAGTACGGACCTGAGCGGATGGGTGCACCCATACTCGCCTTCAACAGGTTGAGTAACAAGCCCATCAGAGTCCACGGGCGAGTGGAGAGTCCGGACATCGTCGTGGTCCTGGACCCAACTCTCATCGGAAAGGTTAACATCGGCGAAGGGTTCCCACCCCATGGCGTTCTGCTGGTCAACACCCCGAAGAGCCCCTCGGAAGTCAGAGCCAAGGTGGGCGTCCAGGGGGGCAAGGTTTACACGGTCGACGCGTCGAGGATCGCCATGGAGGAGCTGGGCAAGGACATCCCAAACACGCCCATGATGGGCGCGGTGATGGCGATAGCCAAACTCCTCGACTTCGACAAGTTCATCGAGGTCACCAGGGCCCAGATGGAGCACAAGTTCCGCGGCAACACAAAAGTGGTTGAGGGAAACATCAAGGCGATCGAGCGCGCCAGGCAGGAGGTGAAGGCAGAGTGA
- a CDS encoding 4Fe-4S binding protein, giving the protein MSTENLPGWKDLPAGGLILEPGNAENLETGEWRSSRPIHDKQKCINCLFCWVFCPDSSIIVEDGKVVGIDYKHCKGCGICARECPPKVKAITMVPEGE; this is encoded by the coding sequence GTGAGCACAGAGAATCTTCCTGGATGGAAGGACCTGCCCGCCGGCGGACTGATTCTGGAACCCGGAAACGCCGAGAATCTGGAGACCGGCGAATGGCGGAGCTCAAGGCCCATCCATGACAAGCAGAAGTGCATCAACTGCCTGTTTTGCTGGGTATTCTGCCCCGATTCGTCGATAATCGTCGAGGACGGCAAGGTCGTTGGCATCGACTACAAGCACTGCAAGGGCTGCGGGATCTGCGCTCGCGAGTGCCCGCCGAAGGTCAAGGCCATCACGATGGTTCCTGAAGGCGAGTAA
- the porA gene encoding pyruvate ferredoxin oxidoreductase has protein sequence MAEKKALTGNEAVALAMKQIEPDVVAAYPITPQTDIVQYFSNYVADGKVKTEFVTVESEHSAMSATVGAAAGGARAMTATSSQGLALMWEVVYIAASSRLPIVMPVVNRALSGPINIHCDHGDTMGARDSGWIQLYSESVQEAYDNLIQAVRIAEHPDLQLPVMVCQDGFITSHGLENAEILDDETVKRFVGEYKPRFSLLNPAKPVTFGALDLQDYYFEHKRSQSEAMKNAGKVILQVAEEFKKLTGREYGYFEKYMLDDAEVAVVALNSTAGTAKMVVDELRQAGSKVGLLKPRVFRPFPAKELAETLRGLKVVAVMDRADSFNAYGGPLFNEIRSAMYDTPGPKILSYIYGLGGRDIGPADVTKVYDDLLEIKKTGRCDSILNYLGVRE, from the coding sequence ATGGCGGAAAAGAAAGCCCTTACGGGCAACGAGGCCGTTGCCCTGGCCATGAAGCAGATAGAGCCCGATGTCGTCGCGGCGTATCCCATTACGCCCCAGACCGACATCGTCCAATACTTTTCGAACTACGTGGCTGACGGCAAGGTAAAAACCGAGTTCGTCACAGTTGAGAGCGAGCACAGCGCGATGAGCGCCACTGTCGGCGCGGCCGCGGGCGGTGCTCGCGCGATGACGGCCACCTCCTCGCAGGGCCTGGCTCTGATGTGGGAAGTTGTCTACATCGCGGCGTCGAGCCGGCTTCCGATCGTGATGCCGGTTGTCAACAGGGCGCTCTCCGGCCCGATCAACATCCACTGCGACCACGGCGACACCATGGGCGCCAGGGATTCCGGCTGGATTCAGCTATACTCTGAGAGCGTCCAGGAGGCCTACGACAACCTGATACAGGCAGTCCGGATCGCGGAGCACCCGGACCTTCAGCTGCCGGTAATGGTCTGCCAGGATGGGTTCATCACCAGCCACGGCCTCGAGAATGCCGAAATCCTCGACGATGAAACCGTGAAGAGGTTCGTCGGTGAGTACAAGCCGAGGTTTTCGCTGCTCAATCCCGCGAAACCCGTGACGTTCGGGGCACTCGACCTCCAGGACTACTATTTCGAGCACAAGCGGTCGCAGTCCGAGGCCATGAAGAACGCGGGCAAGGTAATCCTCCAGGTCGCGGAGGAGTTCAAGAAGCTGACCGGTCGCGAGTACGGTTACTTCGAGAAGTACATGCTCGACGACGCCGAGGTTGCGGTGGTCGCCCTCAATTCGACCGCCGGCACCGCGAAAATGGTCGTGGACGAACTCCGCCAGGCCGGCTCCAAGGTCGGTCTCCTCAAGCCCAGGGTGTTCAGGCCGTTCCCTGCGAAGGAACTCGCCGAAACGCTCAGGGGGCTCAAGGTCGTAGCGGTCATGGACAGGGCCGATTCGTTCAACGCATACGGCGGCCCTCTGTTCAACGAGATCCGTTCCGCTATGTACGACACGCCGGGTCCGAAGATCCTCAGCTATATCTATGGCCTCGGCGGGCGTGACATCGGCCCGGCCGACGTGACGAAGGTATACGACGACTTGCTGGAGATCAAGAAGACCGGCAGGTGCGACAGCATCCTTAACTACCTCGGGGTCAGGGAATAG
- a CDS encoding pyruvate ferredoxin oxidoreductase (catalyzes the formation of acetyl-CoA from pyruvate and coenzyme A) — translation MATLKELVKKPGILSPGHRLCAGCTAPTLVRQVLMAVDTPVVIGNATGCLEVSTTIFPQTAWRCSWIHNAFENAAATASGVEAAYKSLKRQGKIKDEFRFITFGGDGGTYDIGLQSLSGAMERGHHMLYVCYDNGAYMNTGIQRSSATPRGADTTTSPAGEKVPGKPANRKDLTAIMAAHNIPYVAQVSPSHWNDVVTKVKKALDCGGAAFINAIAPCHRGWRYPIEDGIEMARLAVDTCYWPLFEVVNGEWKLTYKPREKKPLVEFLKPQGRFKHLFAPENEHIIKEMQEQVDRNWEALLKRCGEA, via the coding sequence ATGGCAACTCTCAAGGAGCTTGTAAAGAAGCCCGGGATACTCTCTCCTGGCCACCGCCTGTGCGCCGGTTGCACGGCGCCAACTCTGGTCCGTCAGGTGCTGATGGCCGTCGACACACCCGTCGTAATAGGCAACGCGACGGGATGTCTCGAGGTGTCAACCACGATCTTTCCCCAGACGGCCTGGAGGTGCTCGTGGATACACAACGCGTTCGAGAATGCGGCTGCGACTGCCAGCGGCGTCGAGGCGGCATACAAGTCGCTGAAGCGCCAGGGGAAGATCAAGGACGAGTTCCGCTTCATAACGTTCGGCGGCGACGGTGGCACGTACGACATCGGCCTGCAGTCCCTGTCCGGCGCGATGGAGCGCGGGCATCACATGCTGTATGTCTGCTACGACAACGGCGCTTACATGAATACGGGTATCCAGAGGTCGAGCGCCACGCCGAGGGGTGCCGACACCACAACCAGCCCCGCCGGCGAGAAAGTACCCGGCAAGCCCGCGAACCGTAAGGACTTGACGGCTATCATGGCAGCGCACAACATCCCGTACGTGGCGCAGGTTTCGCCAAGCCACTGGAACGACGTGGTCACCAAGGTGAAGAAGGCCCTGGACTGCGGCGGCGCCGCGTTCATCAACGCCATCGCGCCGTGCCATAGAGGGTGGAGATACCCCATCGAGGACGGCATTGAGATGGCGAGGCTGGCGGTGGACACCTGCTACTGGCCGCTGTTCGAAGTTGTCAACGGCGAGTGGAAGCTGACATACAAGCCCAGGGAGAAGAAGCCCCTGGTGGAGTTCCTCAAGCCCCAGGGCAGGTTCAAGCACCTGTTCGCTCCGGAGAACGAGCACATAATCAAGGAGATGCAGGAGCAAGTGGACCGGAACTGGGAGGCGCTGCTCAAGCGTTGCGGCGAGGCCTGA
- a CDS encoding glutamate--tRNA ligase — protein MQRWYPRTAHSQVSSIEVNAVSSPSDPASQVPPCVSSETVDPSKFYGPRVRFAPSPTGYLHIGGARTALFNWLYAHKNDGAFILRVEDTDAERTKEDSISQIQTSLAWLGITWDEGPGKGGPVGPYFQSQRRDLYRSYSEVMLGKGAAYKCYCTPQELERRREEDRKAGRAPRYDGRCRDLAPEQRAKFEAEGRRPALRLRVPDDGVTVVHDLAHGDVEFENALIGDFVIMKSDGFPTYNYACVIDDALMHISLVMRADEHLSNTPKQILMYQALGFPIPQFAHVPMILAPDRSKLSKRHGATSVEEFRDAGYLPEAIVNYLAFLGWTPGEESELLSLEQMAQRFSVEDVSKTPAIYDVNKLTWMNGLYMRVADLDRLAGLALPYLQKAGVVGSGVGAAEVSRIKDVLVAVRERVRLLSELPEAMGYFFKDDFKYDEKGYQKLFTKPGVASLLAEARERLSRIAAADFGKETTEAAYREVIAEKGISGGDLIHPTRLALTGRTVGPGLFDVMALLGRDKVLARLDRAVEVIGAPRPV, from the coding sequence ATGCAGCGGTGGTATCCACGGACCGCGCACAGCCAAGTCTCATCAATAGAGGTGAACGCCGTGTCTTCACCCAGCGATCCTGCATCCCAGGTGCCGCCTTGTGTCTCCTCGGAGACGGTGGACCCATCGAAGTTTTACGGGCCAAGGGTGAGGTTCGCACCCAGCCCAACTGGATACCTGCACATCGGAGGGGCCCGTACCGCGCTGTTCAACTGGCTCTATGCTCACAAGAACGATGGTGCTTTCATACTCCGCGTTGAGGATACCGATGCGGAGCGCACCAAGGAAGACTCGATCTCGCAGATCCAGACGAGCCTGGCGTGGCTGGGTATAACGTGGGACGAAGGCCCGGGTAAGGGCGGCCCGGTAGGCCCGTACTTCCAATCGCAGCGGCGAGATCTCTACCGGTCGTATTCCGAAGTAATGCTGGGGAAAGGCGCTGCGTACAAGTGCTATTGCACACCGCAGGAACTGGAGCGGCGGCGCGAGGAGGACCGCAAGGCGGGCCGTGCGCCGCGCTACGACGGCAGGTGCAGGGACCTTGCGCCCGAGCAGCGGGCGAAGTTCGAGGCGGAGGGACGAAGACCTGCGCTCAGGCTGCGGGTCCCCGACGATGGCGTCACGGTGGTCCACGACCTCGCCCACGGGGATGTGGAGTTTGAGAACGCGCTCATCGGCGACTTCGTGATAATGAAGTCGGATGGGTTCCCGACCTACAACTACGCCTGCGTGATAGACGATGCGTTGATGCACATTTCACTCGTAATGAGGGCCGACGAACATCTCTCCAACACCCCCAAGCAGATACTCATGTACCAGGCGCTTGGCTTCCCGATACCGCAGTTCGCGCACGTCCCGATGATACTCGCCCCCGACAGGTCGAAGCTTTCCAAGCGCCACGGCGCCACGTCGGTCGAGGAGTTCCGGGATGCCGGGTATCTGCCCGAGGCGATCGTCAACTACCTGGCGTTTCTCGGCTGGACCCCCGGAGAGGAGTCGGAGCTCCTCTCGCTCGAGCAGATGGCGCAACGCTTCTCGGTGGAGGACGTCTCCAAGACTCCGGCGATCTACGACGTGAACAAGCTTACGTGGATGAACGGCCTGTACATGCGGGTTGCCGACCTGGACAGGCTTGCCGGCCTCGCGTTGCCGTACCTTCAGAAGGCGGGTGTCGTTGGCTCCGGCGTCGGAGCAGCCGAGGTATCGAGGATAAAGGATGTACTCGTGGCCGTCCGTGAGAGGGTCAGGTTGCTCAGCGAACTACCCGAAGCCATGGGGTACTTCTTCAAGGATGATTTCAAGTACGACGAAAAGGGCTACCAGAAGCTGTTCACGAAGCCGGGGGTCGCGTCGCTGCTGGCCGAAGCCAGGGAGCGGCTGTCGCGTATCGCCGCTGCCGACTTCGGCAAGGAGACGACCGAGGCGGCATACAGGGAGGTCATCGCGGAGAAAGGCATATCCGGCGGCGACCTCATCCATCCGACCAGGCTTGCGCTGACGGGCCGGACTGTCGGCCCCGGGTTGTTCGATGTGATGGCGCTGCTTGGCCGCGACAAAGTCCTTGCGCGGCTCGACAGGGCGGTTGAAGTAATAGGAGCCCCGCGGCCCGTATAG
- a CDS encoding dihydroorotate dehydrogenase, with protein sequence MGSQPNLAVNIGGIRMKNPVMTASGCYGYGLSYVDFYPPDLLGAMVVKGLYREAWRGNPPLRVVETPAGMLNAVGLEGPGVDSFICNELQQLREYGATVIANVAGHSVEEYACVAQRLSEAKGIAGLELNISCPNVSQGGMAFGTDPRMIFELVSAVRKVTSLPVIAKLSPNVTDIRVTARAAEDAGADALSVINTLLGMSIDIRTRRPRLGNITGGLSGPAIRPVAIRMVWQVAQVVNIPIIGQGGIMTAEDAVEFILAGARAVAIGTANFVNPMAPLQVIEGLRQYCIENNVDDINDLVGKVVIELGK encoded by the coding sequence ATGGGATCTCAACCAAACCTTGCTGTAAACATCGGTGGCATCCGAATGAAAAACCCCGTGATGACCGCTTCCGGCTGTTACGGCTACGGCCTTTCGTATGTGGACTTTTACCCCCCGGACCTGCTCGGCGCCATGGTGGTCAAGGGCCTCTACCGGGAGGCGTGGCGTGGCAACCCCCCTTTGCGGGTTGTGGAGACCCCCGCCGGGATGCTCAATGCGGTCGGGCTGGAGGGCCCGGGAGTCGATAGTTTCATCTGCAACGAGCTCCAGCAATTGAGGGAGTATGGGGCGACGGTCATAGCCAACGTAGCCGGGCATTCGGTCGAGGAGTATGCCTGTGTCGCCCAACGCTTGAGTGAAGCCAAGGGCATAGCCGGATTGGAATTGAATATCTCGTGCCCGAACGTGTCACAGGGCGGCATGGCGTTTGGCACCGACCCCCGGATGATATTCGAACTCGTGTCCGCCGTCAGGAAGGTGACCAGCCTGCCCGTTATCGCGAAGCTCTCCCCCAACGTGACGGATATCCGGGTGACGGCGCGCGCCGCCGAGGACGCGGGGGCTGATGCGCTTTCGGTGATAAATACCCTGCTCGGGATGTCTATCGACATCAGGACCAGGCGTCCCAGGCTTGGAAACATAACCGGAGGGCTGTCCGGCCCGGCGATACGCCCCGTGGCGATCCGCATGGTCTGGCAGGTGGCGCAGGTCGTGAATATCCCCATCATCGGCCAGGGTGGCATCATGACGGCCGAGGATGCCGTGGAGTTCATTCTCGCGGGAGCCAGGGCGGTGGCCATTGGAACCGCCAATTTCGTCAACCCGATGGCCCCGTTACAGGTGATCGAGGGGCTCAGGCAGTACTGCATCGAGAACAACGTGGATGACATTAACGACCTGGTCGGGAAGGTAGTCATCGAACTCGGCAAGTAG
- a CDS encoding dihydroorotate dehydrogenase electron transfer subunit — protein MHQMMAAVRGHRPERPGYYRLTLEAPQITGEAQAGQFVMIRCAPTLEPLLRRPFSIFATRPENGELEILYRVVGRGTQLLSEVREGSPVDIVGPLGHGYTLLPEARTIAVVGRGVGVASVFSVAQAARREGRRVFAFVSARTRDLLLAVEDLKRLGCQVEISTDDGDAGYQGLVTDLLASKAKSEGIGQVFVCGSRRLIRAAAEIAREAGIRAQVSLEQQMACGVAACMGCARLVGTPGNKVYKKVCKDGPVFWIEEVLD, from the coding sequence GTGCATCAGATGATGGCGGCAGTCAGAGGGCATCGTCCGGAACGCCCGGGTTACTACAGGTTAACCCTGGAGGCGCCACAAATAACCGGTGAGGCCCAGGCCGGCCAGTTTGTCATGATCCGTTGCGCTCCCACCCTGGAGCCGCTGTTGAGGCGCCCATTTTCCATCTTTGCTACCCGCCCAGAAAACGGAGAACTGGAGATCCTGTACAGGGTCGTTGGACGTGGCACCCAGCTGCTAAGCGAGGTGCGCGAGGGTTCACCGGTAGACATCGTGGGTCCCCTGGGGCACGGCTATACCCTCCTCCCGGAGGCGCGGACAATCGCCGTGGTTGGTCGCGGCGTGGGGGTCGCGTCCGTATTCAGCGTCGCGCAGGCTGCCAGGAGGGAAGGCCGCCGCGTGTTCGCGTTCGTAAGTGCTCGAACGCGAGATCTCCTTCTCGCCGTGGAGGATCTCAAGCGGCTGGGATGCCAGGTGGAAATCTCGACCGATGACGGAGACGCCGGTTACCAGGGCCTTGTAACCGACCTCCTGGCGAGCAAGGCCAAGAGCGAGGGCATAGGCCAGGTCTTTGTATGCGGCTCCAGGCGCCTGATTCGGGCGGCGGCGGAGATCGCGCGCGAGGCCGGGATCCGGGCTCAGGTCTCCCTGGAGCAGCAGATGGCGTGCGGGGTCGCCGCGTGCATGGGATGCGCGCGGCTCGTCGGGACGCCGGGAAACAAGGTTTACAAGAAAGTATGCAAGGACGGCCCGGTCTTCTGGATTGAAGAGGTACTTGACTAG